Proteins found in one Plasmodium sp. gorilla clade G2 genome assembly, chromosome: 14 genomic segment:
- a CDS encoding biotin carboxylase subunit of acetyl CoA carboxylase, putative, with product MINFFLSLLLFVLFFENLVVSIKYRNIHYIHMPNNAHNKNFNEKENREIYHNVNISGVNTIYEEHKNKYITLFLSNGKKILHSIFRSNNNNNNNNITKCNENTGNHSNNNLKNNAENNTKNNSKNYSRGSSSCLNIQNVSNIYYDKKRIKKDTMNKKIEENFIDDENNIINDKIHCDEKEDLNQEIHVDEQNEKKSNSTLNNESFISIISNDNYEIKKDVEESYRYPNNFYPNSLEENIIYPTQPFESDYNEKWKSEADDILQNDSYYSSMNDNSNKSCISDYELLKTSILLNSKDDFPLYENSKRNILTTSGIINKNKNSKERKKKNLNRLFYTLKLTNNYSYKNSRNRRKYANSYNSDSSNDSVYVMDNKDYIIYHNTTTPNKKNNHNNNNNKNNILDNKKTYNRLYCKNSDNSNKNDYDKDINSLISDKINSEWLPKDLKYNSKIINMSNDHFNIITSDEKENIKKNAYKNYVNYINERRHGYFDLLEKKNEKIIRKLLIANNGMAALKCILSLKDWLFKKFYDENLIKIIVMATDEDIKSNSKYISLADKVIKVPGGKNINNYANVPLIVELAKSENVDAVWPGWGHSSENPLLSTLLEKENIIFIGPTGNVMEALGDKISANILAQSVEVPVVKWSGDNIRIDKFENNKINDKVYNNATIHSLDECIKECKRIGFPVMIKASQGGGGKGIRKVENEYEIKKAYEQVQNELPNSPIFLMKVCNNVRHIEIQVVGDMYGNVCSLSGRDCTTQRRFQKIFEEGPPSVVSYPIFREMEKSSIRLTKMIKYRGAGTIEYLYDQINKKYFFLELNPRLQVEHPVSEGITNCNLISIQLQVAMGIPLQNIDDIRNLYQIGNIERVGKNIKYDEPKKKEFELTENLCNDNICHIDNTSTEQNNNNLLNYNNYRNKNVCNSDSMKSAFNYNSDQNVKKMNNLLNEHFDFYNNKPNIKNHVIAARITAENSNDSFKPTSGNVRRINFQNWKDVWGYFSINDGFVHEFSDSQIGHIFAKGETREVARKNLILALRKLHIDGDIKTGTKYLAKILESKAFIDNNITTNWLDIIIEKKKHVFYNTCHIILLCATIFKLLIYFMNEKENVEENLSRDDIAIKRDKNYRNIINTNNTNSNNINNNAKHMCKMKSPYIFDMIFENIKYPFIGYNTGENLYKLEINGQEIEISAEYDKSNNKIFSTFNNQTYIYTCSEDTLGIHMQLEKDNIFIPNIRNPYHLISNTNGKIVKYLINDGEEVKKNDDYIEVEAMKMIMTFKSTETGILRHKLSEGTIIKIGDLLGIIEKGGDDKKHVNEANEIQYFKGHLDLSNKYTHELIDNRRILPNTLDDNYNKSFDHSYTFTDNMSLQNSEDHYLVKDEKGKKKKKKNLSSILNNNMASIKTVSNDITDNINVLTAETLSEEGLKFEMRDDEKVVKKNENEEYKSHNNLKENSMDECTYEDDNCIYMKEENQKKKLYMKQNRKKIFRLFSNDNEKITSALNYINDKFHCVKNYLSNLNFSSANSISDSNDSSYQNNNKKNNNKINIMQQDYSNEKYSIGDSSIHRNDNNLFFDKHYLKSEGKKDNVNMVNDTSKNNSMITPLTENLENNISTEIMSSRNTSNEKILHNNISKDNTITDRIFNNNSSDDSNINNITLFNNISNDGSTTKTNNNNNNNNIKNNNYSNSNNYSNNYSNNYSNNDNNFKRSYYMDNTNDNIYWNHVKNEKSKYFLDIPIMKRIEFLLKGYQQDYEECFEKLINHKGIKNMTNLSAYIKNINDILDTFIQYNILFSKKEFISEVDLYDILYKNIRDKKKQYEIIHAYTYNDLSIKFIEKILKYILNNINNNLPLDLILDKLKILGEFKGKIFGNIIILSRHILYLLDGLELIEYLKIALNYNDNKNINGTLSNNMLRLSHYMKKKNNNIDFSKMMEYINNKNDIKVVNIFLKGLDNSYIHMFVPPLIKSNKNYTLLKIYLNNLYKYCNIKSIWVTNNILKFSINNSEYNNLLIWNEYDTIDINKIIESDIKINDDRYFNNVHIININNNMCAYPSQSFEDNINKILQICRHLYIYNYANNKYGDIYKWKKEDISKGLSIKYSQDGSTHNILPFEEYIFGNEKEILEYYELKNINQAIYEKTKIFLGTYKNNNISNNISNNYTSLFGHRIIYFNDLKQKSNDFKHFEEHKYEDDKFIYNKDIHNILLELKESLNDISRARLNKMVRDNKISSYIIYHIIVDDIMDIETIKEAFKIFMIIYNEMILENYVNNIFIKIYRTNKKSCTQNGLNIEFEKMFKLNVVLNKEGVKKEKTDGYNMKGDNIKKNNIKNNNIKNNYNDHIVEEIKEFPCFQIDSLYVKRKRAREVDTLYAYDFINLINISLNRLNKNKEENKIFNYINNIKEFKLKNDLICPNSNNNSNGNSNSNSNSNSNIHNCKNDSLNKKNGNNSLEKKGDFLFEHFDNLSNYEIKIRKSLYLSDELDIGQNKRSVIGLLLNIRTDEYEEGRDVIFIINDISTQGGSFSIFEDELFYGISSYAREKKIPRIYISCNSGARIGLYNFLMDKIRIEWKDEQKKELGYKYIYITEDVKEKIDKEDIIFLTEIIENNEKRYIIDGIVGNLKNPVGVENLRGSGLIAGETSKAYEQIFTLSYVTGRSVGIGAYLVRLGKRTIQKKGSSLLLTGFNALNKILGENVYVSNEQLGGVNIMMKNGISQIQVENDQEGMDIIIQWLSYIPRTSNDYYDLINNIYKQNYKNILQNNNFLITNKENSLNKDNKPFIHNKKYENLSTSLDIKNNIKNQINTETKVNVKDSNMIQKDRINTQSKQDQNMDETKEIIKQIYNDQNMDEKKEKIEQIYNDKNINITNNCKTSKSIHNSSNSYNFELLHINDMDYDNIDDSNIIDLIKGNQKHQGFLDKNSYFEYMNEWGKGIITGRGKLGSIPVGFIAVNKNLVTQSIPCDPALKTNAQKLIQAPCVFFPDNSFKTAQSIEDFNKENLPLFIFANWRGFSGGSMDMFYGILKFGSMIVNQLVNYKHPVFVYIPISAELRGGSWVVVDETLNSQIIEMYADVNSKGGILEPPGIVEVKFRYPDIRKLMHSIDTTIIALNEKMARCQNDEEKNNIKKDIETKEKELLPFYLQVCHKYADLHDVSECMKAKGVIRKIVPWNKARSFFYYRLMRRLLINILRRKYENDLIKNEEIEHIINDLNNSEDDDYIVCNRVFNNNILRNLKNDTKDIIYNKTLNDFLKIFKMLSQEQRTEFINKINSYEN from the exons atgattaatttttttttatcattattattgtttgttctattttttgaaaatctTGTAGTGtctataaaatatagaaatattcattatatacacATGCCTAACAATGCTCATAATAAAAACtttaatgaaaaagaaaacagagaaatatatcataatgtaaatatatcaggagttaatacaatatatgaagaacataaaaataaatatattactttgTTTTTATctaatggaaaaaaaatcCTACATTCCATTTTTcgaagtaataataataataataataataatataaccaAATGTAATGAAAATACAGGGAATCATTCAAACAACAACTTGAAAAATAATGCTGAGAACAATACTAAGAACAATTCTAAGAATTATTCTAGGGGTTCCTCATCGTgcttaaatatacaaaatgtgtccaatatatattatgataagaAGAGAATTAAAAAGGACACTATGAATAAGAAGATTGAGGAAAATTTTatagatgatgaaaataatattattaatgataaaatacATTGTGATGAAAAAGAAGATTTGAATCAAGAAATTCATGTAGatgaacaaaatgaaaagaaatcaAACAGCactttaaataatgaaagctttataagtattatatcaaatgataattatgaaataaaaaaagatgtAGAAGAAAGTTATCGTTATcctaataatttttatcctAATTCTTTAgaggaaaatattatatacccTACCCAACCTTTTGAGAGtgattataatgaaaaatggAAATCTGAGGCAGATGATATTCTACAGAATGATTCTTACTATAGTAGTATGAatgataatagtaataaatcTTGTATAAGCGATTATGAGTTATTAAAAACATCTATCTTATTGAATTCAAAGGATGATTTCCCTCTATATGAAAAttcaaaaagaaatatattaactaCAAGTGGTATAATAAACAAgaataaaaattcaaaagaaagaaaaaagaagaatttaAATAGATTATTTTACACTCTAAAGTtaacaaataattattcatataaaaatagtaggaatagaagaaaatatgCAAATAGTTATAATAGTGATTCCTCTAATGATTCTGTGTATGTGATGGATAATAAAgactatataatatatcataacaCTACTAcaccaaataaaaaaaataatcataataataataataataaaaataatattttggataataaaaaaacatataatagactatattgtaaaaatagtgataattcgaataaaaatgattatgATAAAGATATTAATTCACTTATATCTGACAAAATTAATAGTGAATGGTTACCCAaagatttaaaatataattcaaaaataattaatatgtcTAATgatcattttaatattattacgtctgatgaaaaagaaaatataaaaaaaaatgcatataaaaattatgttaattatataaatgaaagaaGGCATGgttattttgatttattagaaaagaagaatgaaaaaattatacgcAAATTATTAATAGCTAATAATGGCATGGCAGCgttaaaatgtatattatcattaaaagattggttatttaaaaaattttatgatgagaatttaattaaaattatagtTATGGCAACTGATGAAGATATTAAAAGTAATTCCAAATATATCTCCCTAGCAGATAAAGTGATAAAAGTTCCAGGaggtaaaaatattaataattatgcaAATGTTCCTTTAATAGTCGAGCTAGCCAAAAGTGAGAATGTCGATGCTGTATGGCCAGGATGGGGACATAGTTCAGAAAATCCTTTATTGTCTACTttattagaaaaagaaaatataatatttataggtCCAACAGGTAATGTTATGGAAGCTTTAGGAGATAAAATATCTGCGAATATATTAGCTCAAAGTGTTGAAGTACCAGTAGTAAAATGGAGTGGTGATAATATAAGAATTGATAAATTTGagaacaataaaataaatgacaaagtatataataatgctACAATTCATTCATTAGATGAATGTATAAAAGAATGTAAACGTATTGGATTTCCTGTGATGATAAAAGCATCACAAGGTGGTGGTGGGAAAGGTATTAGAAAAGTGgaaaatgaatatgaaataaaaaaagcaTATGAACAAGTACAAAATGAATTACCTAATTCTCCTATATTTTTGATGAAAGTTTGTAATAATGTAAGACATATTGAAATACAAGTTGTTGGTGATATGTATGGAAATGTATGTTCTTTAAGTGGTCGTGATTGTACTACACAAAGAAGATTTCAGAAAATTTTTGAAGAAGGACCACCATCTGTTGTATCATATCCTATATTTCGAGAAATGGAAAAATCATCTATACGATTAACTAAAATGATTAAATATAGAGGTGCTGGAACtattgaatatttatatgatcaaataaataaaaaatattttttcttagaATTAAATCCTAGATTACAGGTAGAACATCCAGTTTCTGAAGGTATAACAAACTGTAATTTAATATCTATACAGTTACAAGTAGCTATGGGTATTCCCCTTCAAAATATAGACGATATTCGAAATTTATATCAAATTGGTAACATAGAAAGAGtgggaaaaaatataaaatatgatgaaccaaaaaaaaaagaattcgAATTAACTGAAAATTTgtgtaatgataatatatgtcATATAGATAATACATCAactgaacaaaataataacaacttgttaaattataataattatagaaataaaaatgtttgtAATAGTGATTCCATGAAGTCCgcatttaattataattcagaccaaaatgtaaaaaaaatgaataatttatTGAATGAACACtttgatttttataataataaaccaaatattaaaaatcaCGTTATTGCTGCAAGGATTACAGCAGAAAATAGTAATGATAGTTTTAAGCCCACCTCAGGTAATGTAAGAAGAATAAATTTTCAAAACTGGAAAGATGTGTGGGgatatttttctattaatGATGGTTTTGTACATGAGTTTTCAGATTCTCAAATTGGACATATTTTTGCTAAAGGAGAAACAAGAGAAGTAGcaagaaaaaatttaattttagcATTAAGAAAGTTACATATTGATGGTGATATAAAAACAGGTACAAAATATTTAGCAAAGATATTAGAATCTAAAGCatttattgataataatattacaacaAATTGGttagatataataatagaaaagaagaaacatgtattttataatacatgtcatataatattattatgtgctACGATATTTAaactattaatatattttatgaatgaGAAGGAAAATGTGGAAGAAAATTTGAGTAGAGATGATATAGCTATAAAAAGggataaaaattatagaaatattataaatacaaataatacgaacagtaataatattaataataatgcaaAACATATGTGTAAAATGAAAAGtccatatatatttgatatgatatttgaaaatataaaatatcctTTTATAGGATATAATACAGGAGAAAATTTATACAAATTAGAAATAAATGGACAAGAAATAGAAATATCTGCTGAATAtgataaaagtaataataaaatattttctacatttaataatcaaacatatatatatacctgtTCTGAGGATACCTTAGGTATACATATGCAGCTAGAGaaagataatattttcataccTAATATTAGGAATccatatcatttaatatcTAATACTAATGGGAAAAttgttaaatatttaataaatgatgGAGAggaggtaaaaaaaaatgacgaTTATATTGAAGTGGAAGCTATGAAAATGATTATGACTTTTAAATCAACTGAAACGGGTATATTAAGACATAAATTGTCTGAAGGtacaattattaaaatagGAGATTTATTAGGAATAATAGAAAAAGGGGgtgatgataaaaaacaTGTAAATGAAGCTAATGAAATTCAATATTTTAAGGGTCATTTAGatttatcaaataaatatacacatgAATTGATAGATAATCGTAGAATACTTCCAAACACTTtggatgataattataataaatcttTTGATCATTCATATACCTTTACAGATAATATGTCTTTACAAAATTCTGAAGATCATTATTTAGTAAAGgatgaaaaaggaaaaaaaaaaaaaaaaaaaaatttatcttccattttaaataataatatggcaAGTATAAAAACAGTATCAAATGACATAacagataatataaatgtgttAACTGCAGAAACATTAAGTGAAGAGGGTTTAAAATTCGAAATGCGTGATGATGAAAAAGTTGTGAAGAAAAATGAGAACGAAGAATATAAAtcacataataatttaaaagaaaatagtaTGGATGAATGTACTTATGAAGATgataattgtatatatatgaaagaagaaaatcaaaagaagaaattatatatgaaacaaAATAGAAAGAAAATCTTTCGTTTATTTtctaatgataatgaaaaaataacatctgctttaaattatattaatgataaattTCATTgtgtaaaaaattatttgtcaaatttaaatttttctaGTGCAAATTCTATATCAGATTCGAATGATTCAtcttatcaaaataataataagaagaacaacaacaaaattaatattatgcaACAAGATTATTCgaatgaaaaatattcaatAGGTGATAGTAGTATACATaggaatgataataatttattttttgataaacATTATTTAAAGAGTGAAGGTAAAAAAGATAATGTCAATATGGTAAATGATAcaagtaaaaataatagtatGATCACACCATTGACTGAAAATttggaaaataatatatctacaGAAATTATGTCTTCTCGAAATACAtctaatgaaaaaatattacataataatatatcaaaggATAATACAATAACTGACCggatatttaataataattcttctgatgatagtaatataaataatattacattatttaataatatatcaaatgatGGTAGTACAACAAAAacaaacaacaacaataataataataatattaaaaataataattatagtaatagtaataattatagtaataattatagtaataattatagcaataatgataataactTTAAACGTTCCTATTATATGGATAATACCAATGATAATATCTATTGGAATCATGTTAAGAATGAAAAGAGCAAATATTTTCTTGACATTCCAATTATGAAAAGAAtagaatttttattaaaggGATATCAACAAGATTATGAAGAATGTtttgaaaaattaataaatcataaaggtattaaaaatatgacaAATTTGTctgcatatataaaaaacataaatgaCATATTAGATACATTCATACAatacaatattttattttccaaaaaagaatttatttcAGAAGTagatttatatgatatattatataaaaatataagagaTAAGAAAAAACAATATGAAATTATACATGCATATACATACAATGATTTaagtataaaatttatagaaaaaatattaaaatatatattaaataatataaataataatttacccTTAGATTTAATTTtggataaattaaaaatattaggaGAATTcaaaggaaaaatatttggaaatataattattttatcaagacatattttatatttattagatGGATTAGAATTAattgaatatttaaaaattgcattaaattataatgataataaaaacataaatggtaccttatcaaataatatgttGCGTTTATCtcattatatgaaaaaaaagaataataatattgatttttcaaaaatgatggaatatataaataataaaaatgatatcaAAGTtgtaaacatatttttaaaaggtCTTGATAATAgttatattcatatgtttGTTCCACCATTAattaaatcaaataaaaattatacacttttaaaaatatatttaaataatttatataaatattgtaatatTAAATCTATATGggtaacaaataatatattgaaattTTCTATAAACAATtcagaatataataatctaTTAATATGGAATGAATATGATACtattgatataaataaaattattgaatcagatataaaaataaatgatgatagatattttaataatgttcatataataaatataaataataatatgtgtgCATATCCTTCTCAATCTTttgaagataatataaataagattttacaaatatgtagacatttatatatatataattatgcaaataataaatatggagatatatataaatggaaAAAAGAAGACATATCAAAAGGATTATCTATAAAATATAGTCAAGATGGAAGTACGCATAACATTTTACCTtttgaagaatatatatttggtaatgaaaaagaaatattggaatattatgaattaaaaaatattaatcaagccatatatgaaaaaacaaAGATATTTCTtggtacatataaaaataataatataagtaataatataagtaataattatacatCTTTATTTGGACACcgcataatatattttaatgatcTAAAACAGAAATCAAATGATTTTAAACATTTTGAGGAACATAAATATGAAGAcgataaatttatatataataaagatatacataatattcttttagAATTGAAGGAAtcattaaatgatatatcacGTGCAAGATTAAATAAAATGGTAagagataataaaataagtagttatataatatatcatattattgttGATGATATAATGGATATTGAAACTATAAAAGAGGCATTTAAGatatttatgattatatataacgAAATGATATTAGAAAATTATgtcaataatatatttataaaaatatatcgtACTAATAAAAAGTCATGTACTCAAAATGGACTTAATATTGAATTTGAAAAGATGTTTAAGCTTAATGTAgttttaaataaagaagGTGTGAAGAAAGAAAAGACTGATGGATATAATATGAAaggtgataatataaaaaaaaataatataaaaaataataatattaaaaataattataatgaccACATTGTTGAGGAAATTAAGGAATTTCCTTGTTTCCAAATTGATAGTTTATATGTGAAGAGAAAACGGGCTAGAGAAGTTGACACATTATATGCCTATGATTTTATTaatcttataaatatatccttGAACAGATTGAATAAAaacaaagaagaaaataaaatatttaattatattaataatatcaaagAATTTAAACTAAAAAATGATCTTATTTGTcctaatagtaataataatagtaatggtaatagtaatagtaatagtaatagtaatagtaatattcataattgtaaaaatgattcgttgaataaaaaaaatggaaataatTCTTTGGAAAAAAAAGGAGACTTCCTATTTGAACATTTTGACAATCTAAGtaattatgaaataaaaataaggaagtcattatatttatccgATGAACTAGATATAGGACAGAACAAAAGGAGTGTGATTGGTTTATTGTTAAACATAAGAACAGATGAATATGAAGAAGGTAGAgatgtaatatttattattaatgatATAAGTACACAAGGTGGATCTTTTAGCATATTTGAAGATGAATTATTTTATGGTATTTCTAGTTATGCaagagaaaagaaaattccacgtatatatatatcatgtaATTCTGGAGCACGTATtggtttatataattttttaatggataaaataagaatagaATGGAAAGATGAACAGAAAAAAGAATTaggttataaatatatatatataacagaagatgtaaaagaaaaaatagataaagaagatattatatttttaactgaaattatagaaaataatgaaaaaagatatattattgatGGAATTGTTGggaatttaaaaaatccaGTAGGTGTAGAAAATCTCAGAGGAAGTGGATTAATAGCAGGAGAAACATCAAAAGCATATGAACAAATTTTTACATTGTCTTATGTTACTGGTAGAAGTGTTGGTATAGGTGCTTATTTAGTTAGACTTGGTAAAAGGACTATCCAAAAAAAAGGCTCTTCACTTTTACTTACAGGTTTTAATGCtttgaataaaatattaggTGAAAATGTATATGTAAGTAATGAACAGTTAGGTGgtgtaaatattatgatgaaaaatGGAATATCTCAAATTCAAGTTGAAAATGATCAAGAAGGTATGGATATAATTATCCAATGGTTATCTTATATTCCAAGAACGAGtaatgattattatgatttaataaataatatatataaacaaaattataaaaatattttacaaaataataacttTTTAATAACAAATAAGGAAAACAgtttaaataaagataacaagccttttatacataataagaaatatgaaaatttaaGTACATCACTTGATATTAagaataacataaaaaatcaGATAAATACCGAAACTAAAGTTAACGTGAAAGATTCAAATATGATACAAAAAGATAGGATTAACACACAATCAAAACAAGATCAAAATATGGATGAAACgaaagaaataattaaacaaatatataatgatcaaaatatggatgaaaagaaagaaaaaatagaacaaatatataatgataaaaatattaatattacaaataattgCAAGACATCCAAATCAATTCATAATTCTAGTAATTCATACAATTTTGAACTTTTACATATTAATGATATGGATTACGATAATATAGATGATTCTAATATTATCGATTTGATCAAGGGGAATCAAAAACATCAAGGTTTCTTAGATAAAAATAgctattttgaatatatgaATGAATGGGGAAAAGGTATTATAACTGGTCGAGGCAAATTGGGTTCTATACCTGTTGGTTTTATTGctgttaataaaaatttagttACTCAATCTATTCCATGTGATCCAGCATTAAAAACAAATGCTCAAAAATTAATACAAGCTCCATGTGTTTTTTTTCCTgataattcatttaaaaCAGCACAATCAATTGAAGATTTTAATAAGGAGAATTTgcctttatttatttttgctAATTGGAGAGGTTTTTCAGGTGGATCTATGGATATGTTTTATGGTATCTTAAAATTTGGATCTATGATTGTAAATCAGCTAGTCAATTATAAACATCCcgtttttgtatatataccTATATCTGCTGAACTAAGAGGCGGGTCATGGGTAGTTGTAGATGAGACCTTGAATAGCCAAATTATAGAAATGTATGCAGATGTGAATAGTAAAGGGGGGATATTAGAACCACCCGGAATTGTTGAAGTTAAGTTTAGATATCCTGATATTCGGAAATTAATGCACAGTATAGATACAACTATAATTGccttaaatgaaaaaatggcTAGATGTCAA aatGATGAAGagaagaataatataaagaaagatATAGAAACTAAGGAAAAAGAGTTGTTGCCATTTTATTTACAAGTGTGTCATAAATATGCTGATTTACATGATGTGTCAGAATGTATGAAGGCAAAGGGTGTAATTCGAAAAATAGTCCCATGGAATAAGGCACgttcctttttttattatcgcCTAATGAGGAGATTATTAATTAACATATTGag gCGAAAGTATGAGAACGATTTAATCAAAAATGAAGAGATAgaacatattataaatgacCTTAATAATTCAGAAGACGATGACTATATTGTATGCAATAGagtttttaataataatatattacgtAATTTGAAAAATGATACCaaggatataatatataacaaaacattaaatgattttttaaaaatttttaaaatgctATCACAGGAACAAAGGAcagaatttataaataaaataaattcgtatgaaaattaa
- a CDS encoding mitochondrial pyruvate carrier protein 2, putative, producing MEIIRKIFYPNIIPKLKKKIQCYNINESLKKVLVSDTGILTIHFWAPTFKWSISLANIADINRDPSYLSLPQQIAICLTGLLFTRFAYMIKPRNLNLLTINFFMSMTSFYQISRIGQYKYNIYMKEKER from the exons atggaaataataagaaaaatattttatcctAATATTATACcaaaactaaaaaaaaaaatacaatgttataatataaatgagaGTTTAAAAAAAGTGCTTG tATCTGATACTGGTATCTTGACTATACATTTTTGGGCACCTACTTTTAAATGGTCTATATCGTTAGCTAATATTGCAGATATTAATAGAGATCCAAGTTATTTATCTTTACCACAACAAATtg CTATCTGTTTAACTGGATTGTTGTTCACACGATTTGCTTATATGATTAAGCCTAGGAACCTTAATTTGTTAACAA TTAACTTCTTTATGAGTATGACATCTTTTTATCAAATATCCAGGATAggacaatataaatataatatatatatgaaagaaaaagaaagataa
- a CDS encoding mediator of RNA polymerase II transcription subunit 6, putative codes for MGDINYYESRLRKDNKIEYVDNIFLSKYMLNNIENAMQYFYTCPFYTLRSKMSLNEKIRTGRIINDDDEGYIFNIVYDNLNILKENEPNDIVSMHIYYNTNSIFHICLSQKYKMNNVNCTKVIQYFCIVNGKIYSTLSFGELLTNKINNIVRNINNLFDSINNMTNFNITSNYYFKAKDEEYTERLNEEYKINDMYITTRKKR; via the coding sequence ATGGgagatataaattattatgaatcCAGATTAAGAAAGGATAACAAAATAGAATatgttgataatatatttttatccaaatatatgttaaataatatagaaaatgctatgcaatatttttatacttgTCCTTTTTATACATTAAGGAGTAAAATGAGTttgaatgaaaaaataagaactggaagaattattaatgatgatgatgaaggatatatatttaatatagtatatgataatttgaatattttaaaagagaaTGAACCAAATGATATTGTAtctatgcatatatattataatactaatagtatatttcatatatgtttaagtcagaaatataaaatgaataatgtaAATTGTACTAAAGTTATTCAATATTTCTGTATTGTTAATGGAAAGATATATAGTACTTTATCATTTGGTGAAttattaacaaataaaataaataatattgttagaaatattaataatttatttgactcaattaataatatgactaattttaatataacgtccaattattattttaaagcAAAGGATGAGGAATATACAGAACGGCTtaatgaagaatataaaataaatgatatgtatataacaacaagaaaaaaaagataa
- a CDS encoding autophagy-related protein 12, putative, translating into MTENYIQYIPVFEKKPDMREILINRRNQKIKIVFKCISGTTILKKNKVLINGNETFSSLLIFLKRIFNKNDNIYLYINNNIKPNLDDYIYDLYDLYQISGSLNISYSFTPAY; encoded by the exons atgacAGAGAATTATATACAGTATATACCagtatttgaaaaaaaaccTGATATGCGTGAAATTTTAATTAATCGACGAAACCAAAAGa TTAAAATTGTTTTTAAATGCATAAGTGGTACGacaatattgaaaaaaaataaagtgcTCATTAATGGAAATGAAACTTTTTCTTCCTTATTGATATTCCTCAAGAGAATAttcaataaaaatgataatata tatttatatatcaacaataatataaaaccgAACCTTgatgattatatttatgacCTCTATGAT tTGTATCAGATATCAGGGAGTTTGAATATATCATATAGTTTTACGCCAGCATATTAA